In the Wyeomyia smithii strain HCP4-BCI-WySm-NY-G18 chromosome 2, ASM2978416v1, whole genome shotgun sequence genome, one interval contains:
- the LOC129724030 gene encoding uncharacterized protein LOC129724030: MENEFAGAKSSLDESADLVAEEDHGGEYVDLDERNEEQPPMAEATISRNVDPFADPVSEYEAIEALDENFDLNDLDAEEATHEEQAHEIFDEETPQTGKTQAINSDSKKRRCDKMVIDLDPAEFNSQANFAFSGTFYKLKILGETSGCQVASEIVTGDTVDELLRAVWDIANPFLYREVIFVDGSEGKHLV, translated from the coding sequence ATGGAAAACGAGTTTGCCGGTGCAAAATCGTCTCTGGACGAATCTGCCGATTTAGTGGCCGAGGAGGACCATGGCGGTGAATACGTGGACTTAGATGAACGGAACGAAGAGCAGCCGCCGATGGCAGAAGCAACAATATCGCGAAATGTCGACCCGTTTGCTGATCCAGTGTCTGAGTATGAAGCCATCGAAGCCTTGGACGAAAATTTTGATCTGAACGACCTGGATGCAGAAGAAGCAACTCATGAGGAACAAGCACACGAAATATTCGATGAAGAAACTCCGCAAACGGGCAAGACCCAAGCAATAAATAGTGATAGTAAGAAACGTCGCTGTGATAAAATGGTGATTGACCTTGATCCAGCTGAATTCAACAGTCAAGCAAATTTTGCTTTCAGTGGTACTTTTTATAAACTGAAAATCCTCGGTGAAACGTCCGGATGTCAGGTGGCTTCGGAAATCGTTACTGGTGATACTGTAGACGAGCTTCTTCGTGCAGTGTGGGATATTGCAAATCCGTTCTTGTATAGGGAAGTTATCTTCGTTGATGGTAGTGAAGGTAAACATCTTGTTTAG